TATCCCACAAATACCTCCACTTAAAAACATTGTGCGCATGATTACCTTCTTAACGTTGATTCCCGCATACTTTGCTGTATTCTGACTTTCTCCAACAACACTAATTTCATAGCCATGCTTTGAGAATTTTAGGTAAATAAAAATAAAAACAACAAATATTAATCCTATCACCCATCCCGCATGAACACCAAATACTCTATCGAGTCTTGCATTAGCATGAAAGGATGCAATTTTAGGAAAACCTCCAGCATTTGGATCAAGCCATGGTCCTTCTGTCAAATATTTAATCATATATAAAGCGATATAGTTAAGCATCAGCGTAAACAAAGTTTCGTTGGTTCCAAACTTTGTTTTAAAAAAGGCTGGAATCAATGCCCATAATCCGCCTCCTACCATGCCTGCAACCAGCATGACAGCAATTAATATACCATGAGGCCAGTCGCTGTGAAACAACGCAAAATAGGTGGCAAAGATTCCCCCCATAATGATTTGTCCCTCTGCACCAATATTCCAAAACTTCATTTTAAATGCCAGTGTAATCCCAAGTGAGCTAATCAAAAGAGGGATGGCAATTCTTACAGTCCCTTGAATTGCTATTTTACTTCGAAACGCTCCGTCTATAATCGTTATATAAGCTTTTATTGGGTTTAAGCCCAACAAAAACAAAAACAACCCTCCTGTAATAATTGCTGCAATAAATGCTAGTATGTACAACAGAGCAACCTGCTTTCCTTGTAATTCCTCTCTTTTTGCAATCCTAATCAACGGTTCACGGCGAGGTAGCTTATCCGCAGTATTGCTCATACTTTATTTCCTCCTTATCCAAAACTGCATCCGCCATCATTAAACCAATCTGTTCTTTTGTGGCTGATTTTGCATCTACGATTCCTGTTATCCTTCCATGGCACAAGACCATAATCCTATCGCACAGCTCCAACATTACATCCAAGTCTTCTCCGATAAATAATATACCAACACCTTTTTGCTTCTGTTCATTCAAAGCATCATATATGGCATAGGAAGAATTAATATCAAGGCCTCTGACAGCATAGGCAGTAATTAACACATTAGGGTCAGACTCAATCTCTCTACCAAGCAATACCTTTTGTACATTCCCCCCCGACAATCGTCTTACGGGAGTCTCTATACTGGGGGTTACAATTTGCATCTGTTCTACCAGCCTTTTTGCCAATTCTCTTGCGGACTTTTTGCTGATAAAAGGTCCCCTTCTACTATTTTGATAGTTTTTTAGAAGCATATTGTCTATCATACCCATAGAAGCTACAAGCCCCATACCAAGACGATCCTCAGGAATAAAACTCATGCTGATCCCCAGCTTTATAATATCGTGTGGACTCATGCCCACAATGTTTTCATTACGATAAAGAACTGCCCCTTTTTTTACAGGGATTAATCCTGCCAGTGCTTCACATAACTCCTTCTGACCACTTCCTGCAACCCCTGCTACACCAAGAATTTCTCCCTTATTTAGCTGAAAACTGATATCTTTAAGCGCCTCGATATTTTCCTGATTTTCCACCGTCAAGTGGTGAATCTCCAATAAATTTTCTTGAAAATTATTTTTAGGACGTTCAATGGATAACTCAACTGCACGTCCAACCATCAGTTCCGTCAATTCCTTCGCATTGGTCTCTTTTGTATTAACAGTAGCAACACTCTCTCCCTTTCTAAGAATAGTTACTCTATCACTGATTTCTAAAACCTCATTTAGTTTGTGGGTAATGATAATCACTGCACAACCATTATCCCGCATACGTCGTAAAATATCAAAAAGACCAGTGATTTCCTGTGGTGTTAAAACAGCAGTAGGTTCGTCTAAAATTAAAATATCTGCATTGCGATATAAGACCTTCAAAATTTCTACTGTTTGTTTTTCACTAACCGACATATTATAGATATGTTTTCGGGGATCTATTTCCAGTCCAAAGGCTTCACTGATTTCCCCAATCTTTTGAAATCGTGATTTTGATAACCACACCCTTTTTTCTTTTGATCCTAGGATAATATTATCCGCTGCTGTTAAGATATCGACCAATTTAAAGTGCTGATGAATCATTCCTATTCCTAGTTTTGCAGAATCTTCTGGTGAATTGATTATCACCTCTTGCCCCTTCACAAAAATAGAACCGCTGTCAGGACGATAAATACCTGACAGCATGTTCATAATCGTTGTTTTTCCAGAACCATTTTCGCCAAGCAGGGCAAGAATTTCACCCTGCTTGACAGATATATTTACTTTATTATTTGCTATTACCGTTCCAAAGGTTTTTGTGATTTCTTTTAGTTCAATCGCTGTCTTCTTGTTCACGCTGCCACCTGCCCAGTTATCTTATTCTACAATAACATTTCTATAGTACCAGTTCATAGCACCTGTAATCTCTCCATCAGTAAGAACCTGACCTTCCTCACAAACTTTATTTCCTTGATTATCATAAAGCTCACCTTCAAATACTTTAAATGAACCATCTACAATCTTAGCCTTTGCTTCATCAATTTTTTCTCCTGTACCTTCTGCACAATTCTCTGAAAGAGGAGAAATGTCCACCATACCTTCTGCCATACCACCAAAGTAATTTTCAGCTGTCCAAGTTCCTTCCATAACAGCTTTTGCTGCCTGTGTATAATATACCCCCCAATTCCAAATAGGTGCTGTTAGATGGGCCTTTGGAGCATCTTTTGTCATATCAGAGTTATAGCCAACACTCCACACACCTCTACTTTGGGCTGCAAGCTGAGGTGCAGTAGTATCTTGATGTTGGGTAATAACATCAGCACCAAGGTCTAACAAAGCTTCTGCTGCCTGTCCTTCTAAAGTAGGATCAAACCATGTGTTTGTAACCTTTACATAAATTTTTGCATCAGGATTCACAGATTCAACCCCCATTGCAAAAGCATTGATTCCTCCTGTAACCTCTGAGTTATCTTGCCCCATCGCTGCTACATAACCAATCTTATTTGTTTCTGTTTTCAAACCTGCTGCAACTCCTGATAAGTAACGAGCTTCATAGATACGGCCAAAATAGTTGTTGAAATTTTTACCGTTGCTCTTATATCCACTTGCATGTGAGAAAACAATATCTGGATATTCTTCCGCCATCTCTTCCATAGTATCCATATAACCCCAGCTTGTACCAAAAATAATTTTGCTACCTTCTTCAATGCATTCTTCAATGGCAGTTCTTGTAGCAACTGCATCACCATCAGCAATATTGTTTTTACGGATAATCTGCGCATCAGATAAACCTAATGCTTGCTGCATCTGTACAATTCCCTGATCATGAGCAAAAGTATAGCCTGCACCTTCAGCAGGATCTCCGATATGAATTACCCCTACTTTAAAATCCTCGGTACCTGTAGTAGTATCATCTCCACCTGCTGTTTCATTTGAACTGCATCCCACAACAGTAAAAATTAGTACTGCTGCTAAAAACAATGCCCATATTTTTTTACTCTTTTTCATTTGGTTCCCCCCCATATTATAAAAACATCCATATAATAAAGCCAGTTTCATCTTAGAATGATCACATACCTGTCAAAACACAGCTATATTTATTTTCCTTTTATATAGTCTGCAGTCTATATATGTATTCATTCTTTTATGAAACAGACCTATTAACACAACTTGTCCACTTACAGGTATACGCCCTTAAATAGGCGTATATTTATATGTTATCTTATTCACAAAGTTCATGTTATAATATTACCATTTTAAACCATAAAATGATTTTTTTCAACAAATTTCTCAGAAAATTAATAAAATTATTAGAACATGCCTGTGTTCATAAAAATATCTCCCTTCATATCTATCGCTAAAGCGTTAAGCATAAGGGAGATTGTCGTTAACCTTTTTCTATCTTCTATTTTCTCTTTCAAATTTTTTCATAAAATCAACTAAAGCTTCAACACCTTCTATTGGCATGGCATTATATATACTGGCCCTCATACCGCCAACAGTTCTATGACCTTTTAGATTTTCAAAGCCCAGTGCTTTGGCTTCTTTTACAAACTTAGCATCTAATTCCTCCGAACCAGTGACAAAAGGTATGTTCATTAAAGACCGATCTTTTTTTACAACGGTTCCTTTGAACATATTATTGGAATCAAGATAGTCATATAATATAGAGGCCTTTTCTTCATTAATTTTCTTCATAGCAGCTAGACCGCCTATATTTTGGATCCATTTAAATACTTTACCACATATATATATGCCATAGGCTGGCGGCGTGTTATATAATGAATCGTTATCTGCATGAATCTTATACCTTAACATCGTTGGAGTACCCGGTAATACATCCTCTGTAATCAAATCTTCACGAATGATGACCACCACAACGCCTGCAGGCCCAATATTCTTTTGGACACCTGCAAAAATCACCCCATATTTAGATACATCTACTGGCTCAGATAGTATGTCTGATGACATGTCAGCTACTAATAGTTTATCTCCAACTTCTGGAAGCGCATTGTATTTTGTTCCATAGATTGTGTTGTTATGACATATATAAATATAATCTGCATCATCAGAAATTTTCAAATTCTTTACCTCTGGGATATAGGAAAAAGTTTTATCTTCTGAGGAAGCAATAACATTTACTTTTCCATACATTTTTGCTTCAGCGATGGCTCTTTTCGTCCATTGCCCTGTATGAATGTAGTCTGCAACTCTATTTTTCATTAGATTCATTGGAATCATTGCAAATTGTTGAGATGCCCCCCCCTGCAGAAACAGTACCTTATAATGATCTGGAATATTCATTAGCTCTCTTAATGTTTTTTCAGCATCTGCAATAATTTCTTCAAAAGCCTTAGAGCGATGGCTCATCTCCATCACTGACATACCCGTACCCCGATAGTCTAACATCTCTTCTGCAGCTTCCCTCAACACCGCTTCTGGCAATACTGCTGGTCCTGCAGAAAAGTTATATATTCTTCCCATAAAACAAGCTTCCTCCTTTAATGATTACAGTGTACTTTCCCTACTTAAATTCCGCCGCCAATTTAGCAAAGGCATCGATGGAATTTTCAATCATATCAAATTTTACACAGTAGGAAATTCTAAAGTATCCAGGGCACCCAAAACCAGTTCCTGGTACCAGCAATAAATTGTATTTTAGTGCACGCTTCACAAACGCTATATCATCCTCCATAAAGGCTTTAGGAAAGAGATAAAATGCCCCCTGTGGTTTAACACATTCAAATCCAAGTCTTGTAAAATGATCATACAGAAAATCTCTTCTCTTTTTGTAGGCTTCAACATCTACCTTTGCTTCTAAAGCATCTCCTACAACTTTTTGAAACAATCCCGGAGCATTCACAAAACCAAGCGTACGGTTGCAGAAGGTTAATGCATCTACTAACATATCTACCTTTTCTATTTTGCTGCTTACAGCAATGTAGCCAATTCTTTCTCCAGCTAGCCCAAGAGACTTACTAAAGGAATTAATAATGATACCGTTCTTGAAAATCGAAAGTATACTTGGTACCTTGAAGTTATCATAAACAATCTCACCATAGGGTTCATCAGAGATTACAAATATCGTTGCATTATATTCTTTTTCTTTTCTTTCTATGACTTCAGCAATAGCCCTTAACTTTTCTTCTCGATAAATAACACCTGTAGGATTGTTGGGATTATTAATAATCACCGCCTTTGTTTTTGGTGTAATCGCATCTTCAAAGGCTCTCAAATCTGGCTCGAAGGTAGTTACATCCGGTGGAACAACAACGGTTTTTCCACCATGGTTGTCTGCATAAAAGCTATATTCCACAAAATATGGCGCAAAAACGATAACTTCTTCTTCAGGATTAAGAATGGATTTTAAAACAACATTTAATCCCCCTGCAGCACCAACTGTCATCACCACATTTTGCTGTGTCAATGTAACACCACTTTGGTTCTTTAGAGACTTGGCTATCTTTTCTCTTAC
The sequence above is drawn from the Clostridium formicaceticum genome and encodes:
- a CDS encoding BMP family ABC transporter substrate-binding protein, producing the protein MKKSKKIWALFLAAVLIFTVVGCSSNETAGGDDTTTGTEDFKVGVIHIGDPAEGAGYTFAHDQGIVQMQQALGLSDAQIIRKNNIADGDAVATRTAIEECIEEGSKIIFGTSWGYMDTMEEMAEEYPDIVFSHASGYKSNGKNFNNYFGRIYEARYLSGVAAGLKTETNKIGYVAAMGQDNSEVTGGINAFAMGVESVNPDAKIYVKVTNTWFDPTLEGQAAEALLDLGADVITQHQDTTAPQLAAQSRGVWSVGYNSDMTKDAPKAHLTAPIWNWGVYYTQAAKAVMEGTWTAENYFGGMAEGMVDISPLSENCAEGTGEKIDEAKAKIVDGSFKVFEGELYDNQGNKVCEEGQVLTDGEITGAMNWYYRNVIVE
- a CDS encoding ABC transporter ATP-binding protein gives rise to the protein MNKKTAIELKEITKTFGTVIANNKVNISVKQGEILALLGENGSGKTTIMNMLSGIYRPDSGSIFVKGQEVIINSPEDSAKLGIGMIHQHFKLVDILTAADNIILGSKEKRVWLSKSRFQKIGEISEAFGLEIDPRKHIYNMSVSEKQTVEILKVLYRNADILILDEPTAVLTPQEITGLFDILRRMRDNGCAVIIITHKLNEVLEISDRVTILRKGESVATVNTKETNAKELTELMVGRAVELSIERPKNNFQENLLEIHHLTVENQENIEALKDISFQLNKGEILGVAGVAGSGQKELCEALAGLIPVKKGAVLYRNENIVGMSPHDIIKLGISMSFIPEDRLGMGLVASMGMIDNMLLKNYQNSRRGPFISKKSARELAKRLVEQMQIVTPSIETPVRRLSGGNVQKVLLGREIESDPNVLITAYAVRGLDINSSYAIYDALNEQKQKGVGILFIGEDLDVMLELCDRIMVLCHGRITGIVDAKSATKEQIGLMMADAVLDKEEIKYEQYCG
- a CDS encoding pyridoxal phosphate-dependent aminotransferase — encoded protein: MISEKIVNNLSRSSWIRAMFEEGAKLAQKYGADKVYDFSLGNPYAEPPVEVTEALKKYVLSEEKGLHRYMNNAGFPEVREKIAKSLKNQSGVTLTQQNVVMTVGAAGGLNVVLKSILNPEEEVIVFAPYFVEYSFYADNHGGKTVVVPPDVTTFEPDLRAFEDAITPKTKAVIINNPNNPTGVIYREEKLRAIAEVIERKEKEYNATIFVISDEPYGEIVYDNFKVPSILSIFKNGIIINSFSKSLGLAGERIGYIAVSSKIEKVDMLVDALTFCNRTLGFVNAPGLFQKVVGDALEAKVDVEAYKKRRDFLYDHFTRLGFECVKPQGAFYLFPKAFMEDDIAFVKRALKYNLLLVPGTGFGCPGYFRISYCVKFDMIENSIDAFAKLAAEFK
- the serC gene encoding 3-phosphoserine/phosphohydroxythreonine transaminase, which produces MGRIYNFSAGPAVLPEAVLREAAEEMLDYRGTGMSVMEMSHRSKAFEEIIADAEKTLRELMNIPDHYKVLFLQGGASQQFAMIPMNLMKNRVADYIHTGQWTKRAIAEAKMYGKVNVIASSEDKTFSYIPEVKNLKISDDADYIYICHNNTIYGTKYNALPEVGDKLLVADMSSDILSEPVDVSKYGVIFAGVQKNIGPAGVVVVIIREDLITEDVLPGTPTMLRYKIHADNDSLYNTPPAYGIYICGKVFKWIQNIGGLAAMKKINEEKASILYDYLDSNNMFKGTVVKKDRSLMNIPFVTGSEELDAKFVKEAKALGFENLKGHRTVGGMRASIYNAMPIEGVEALVDFMKKFERENRR
- a CDS encoding ABC transporter permease, yielding MSNTADKLPRREPLIRIAKREELQGKQVALLYILAFIAAIITGGLFLFLLGLNPIKAYITIIDGAFRSKIAIQGTVRIAIPLLISSLGITLAFKMKFWNIGAEGQIIMGGIFATYFALFHSDWPHGILIAVMLVAGMVGGGLWALIPAFFKTKFGTNETLFTLMLNYIALYMIKYLTEGPWLDPNAGGFPKIASFHANARLDRVFGVHAGWVIGLIFVVFIFIYLKFSKHGYEISVVGESQNTAKYAGINVKKVIMRTMFLSGGICGIAGMAQATGAAYTLSEGIAGGVGFTAIIVAWLSYLNPILILVVTILFSILEKGCSVMQSAFGLSAAVSAILQGIILFFILGFDFFRKYQFIFRKRLKGGQTS